The Acidobacteriota bacterium genome includes the window GCGGAAGCGAAGGGGCATCCCGGAAAATGGGTCATCACCAACACGCGTTCGTCGATGCAGCCCTTCCTCACCTACTCCGACCGGCGGGATCTGCGGGAGAAGGTCTGGCGGAACTTCGTCAATCGCGGTGATCTCGGAGGTGAAACCGACAACAACGCCATCATCCGCCGAATCCTCCAGCTTCGGGCCGAGCGCGCAAAGCTTCGTGGCTACGAGACGCACGCTCACTGGCGGCTCGAGAACCAGATGGCGAAGACACCCGAGCGCGCGATGGAGCTTCTCGAGGCGGTCTGGACGCCGGCGGTCGCGCGGGTGCACGAGGAAGTCGCGGACATGGAGGCGCTGGCCCGCAGAGAGGGGACTCCGATCGACATCGAGCCGTGGGACTACCGCTACTGGATGGAAAAGGTGAGAAAGGAGCGCTACGACCTCGACGAGAACGAGATCAAGCCGTACATGCAGCTCGAGAAGCTGCGGGAGGCGATGTTCTGGGTCGCCGGCGAGCTCTACGACTTCGGCTTTCGTCCTGCTCCGGACGTTCCGGTGTACCACCCCGACGTCCGCGTCTGGGAGGTTTATGACCAGAGCTCCGGCAATCACCTCGGCCTCTGGTATTTCGATCCGTACGCGCGGGAGGGGAAGCGCTCGGGCGCCTGGATGAATACCTACAGGACGCAGGAGAAGTTCGAAGAAGAGGTCACGACGATCCTCTCGAACAACGCGAACTTCGTCAAAGGATCGCCTGGGGAGCCGGTGCTCATCTCGTGGGACGATGCGGAAACTCTGTTCCACGAATTCGGCCACGCGCTTCATGGACTCGCCTCGAGCGTTCACTATCCCTCGCTCGCCGGAACGCGGGTTTCCCGTGACTACGTCGAGTTTCCTTCGCAGCTGATGGAGCATTGGCTGTCGACCCCCGAGGTTCTGCAGCGGTTTGCGGTGCACTACGAGACCGGCGAACCGATCCCTCAGGATCTGGTCGAGCGGATCGAGCGGGCAGCGACGTTCAACGAGGGTTTCGCGACGACCGAGTATCTGGCGAGCGCGCTGGTGGACATGAAGCTTCATCTCGCGGGCGACCGCGACATCGATCCCGACGAATTCGAGCGCCGAACGCTCGAAGAGATCGGAATGCCCGACGAGATCGTCATGCGCCACCGGACGCCGCAATTCCTCCACGTCTTCGCGGGCGACTCATATTCGGCCGGCTATTACAGCTATCTCTGGGCGGACACGCTCACTGCCGACGCATACGAGGCTTTCGAGGAAGGAGAGGGGCCGTACGATCCGGTCGTCGCTGAGCGTCTCCGCAGAAACATACTCGCGGTGGGGAACTCGATCGATCCGGCGGAAGCTTATCGAGCGTTTCGCGGCCGCGATGCACGGATCGAAGCGCTGATGGAGAAGCGGGGATTTCCGATTGCCGGCGCGGCTTCGACTCCACGGCCGGTGAGAACCGCAACGCCGGCGCGGAGAGTCAGCACAAAAGACTGACGGATCTCCGAACAGAAGCGGTTTCAGACAGAAAAGGCGCCTGCGAGGGCGCCTTTTCATCGTTCCGGTTCGAGCCTCGTCACTTTTTCGAAGACTTCTTCTTGTTGACGCTCTCCCGAAGATCCTTGCCAGCCTTGAACTTGACGTTCTTGCTCGCAGAAATCTTCATCGGCTGGCCTGTGGCAGGGTTGCGTCCCTGCCGCGCCTTGCGCGAGGAGACGCTGAACGTCCCGAGCCCCGGTACGGCGCATCGGTCGCCCCTTTTCATCGACTTACGAATGTGATCGATGAGCGCGTCGTATGCGGCTCCGGCTTCCTTCTTCGTGATCCCAGCTGCATCAGCGATCGAACTGATGATGTCAGCTTTTCCTGCCATTGTGTTTCCTCCTTGCGGTTTCGATGTTGCCCGAACAATCTATGGCAGCGAATACATCAAGTCAATCGGTATCATCAGATGAATTGCAGACTTTTTTTTCATCACCGTCGCACGAGCACGAAAGCCGTAAAGCCGTCCGTCCCCGCATCCGGCGTGAGTCTCAAAACACCGCGATCGACCCATTGCCGCACATTCGGGGCGACGAATTCTCCAGCATCCGCGATCTCGAAACCACTCACTTTCGACAGGGCTCGTTTCACCACTTCGTCATTCTCTTCCGTCTCCAGAGAGCATGTCGCGTATACGACACGCTCAGCAATCTCGAGTGCCGAGACCAGGATCTCCTCTTCCGTCCGCGCGAGCCGCGGCAGGTCTTCCGGCCGGAGTCGCCACTTGATCTCCGGATACTTTCTGATGATCCCGGTCGCGCTGCACGGGGCATCGACCAGAACCGAGGCGAACCGTCCCTCCAGCGGAAGCCGGCGGCCATCCGCAACAAAAGCGCGAATCGGTTCGTCGAACAGCGCCGCCCAGCGCCGTTTCATTACCTGGAGCCGCCGCAGGCTGGCATCGGAGCTGACGACCCGGCAGCCTTCGAGCGCGAGAAGAAAACTCTTCCCTCCGGGGGCAGCGGCGACATCGAGAACCGGCGAACCGGGTGGCATCGCAGCGAGACCCGCGACGATCGCGCTTCCTTCGTCCATCGGCCAGGCAAGCCCCTGCTCGAGGAGGTCCCGGATGACCGCGGTTCCTCCCTCGAGCCGGATCATTCGGTCAACCAGGGTCGAGCTCCGCCAGCCGATCTGACGCCGATCGAGCTCATCCGTGAACTGCTCCACCTCGATCCGGCTCGTGTTGACGACCAGGTCCGGCATCGAGAGCTGCTGGTTCGACTCCGCGATCGCGACCGCTCGTTCCCTCCCGAACTTCCGGCTCCATCGCTCGACGAGCCATATCGGATGTCCCGTGCGAAGCGCGATGGAATCGAGCGAGTCGTCTGCAGGGATCAGCGATGCGAGCCCTTCCCGGCCTGCCCGGCGGAGAAGCGCATTCACGAATCCCTTCCCCTTCGGCGCGCTTCGTCCGGCGAGGTCGACCGACTCCGATACGGCAGCATGCGGGGGGACGCGCATGAAATGGAGCTGGTAGAGCCCTGTTTCCAGAATTCGTCGCACGCGATCGTCGACTCGATCGATCGGTCGCTCTGCGAACGTCGCGATGAAATGATCGAGCAGGTTCTTCCACCGGAGCACCCCGCTGACGATCTCGTCGACGAAGCGGTCATCGCGGGCCGGTGAGCCGCTTCGCAGCCAGGGGCGACCCGATTCGATTTCCTCGAGCAGTGAGACGGCCCGTTCGCGAGTGCTCATCCGAGCCGCGAGCCCTTCTCCAGCCCCAAGCTGCGGGCGAGCTCGGCACCGCTCACCTCCCGTCTCCCCGGCCGCTGGGCGCGCTCGATGATGATCGAGCCTCGACCGCACGCCACCTCGACCGCTTCGCTGCCGATCTCGAGAATCTCACCCGCCGATCCGCTCCGTTCGCCTCTTCGGATCTTTCGGAGCTTGACGTTCTCGCCGTCGATCTCACAGAACGTTCCGGGCCATGGAACGAAAGCGCGGTAACGGTCGTGGATCGCGACGGCGGAGAGACTCCAGTCGACGCGCCCTTCAGTCCGGTCGATCATCGGGGCAACGGTCGCCTTTTCGTGATCCTGAGGCGTCTCGGTCGCCGTTCCCTCTTCGATCCGGTCCAGCGTCTCCACCAGCAACTCCGCGCCTGTTTCCGCGAGCTTCCGGAACAGATCCGGGGACGTTTCGTCCGGTCCGATCGGGACCTCGCGGCTCGAGAAAACCGGTCCGTGATCGAGCTCCTCGTCGATTCGCATGATCGTGACGCCCGTGACGCTCTCTCCCGCTTCGATCGCTCGCTGAATGGGAGCCGCGCCCCGCCATTTCGGCAGCAGCGAAGCGTGCGCGTTGATGAATCCGTGACGGGGAACCTCGAGCAGTGACGCCGGAAGGATCCGCCCGTATGCCACGACGACGGCGATGTCGGGATCGCGCTCGCGGATCTCCCGGAGAAACTCGTCGGTGCGGATCTTCGCCGGCTGGACCAGCGGAATCCCGAGCTGTTCTGCTCGAGTCGGGACCGGTGGCCGGACCGGCTGCATCCCTCTCCCGGCGCGCCGGTCGGGCTGCGCCACCGCGAGAACGATCTCGTGTCTCGAGCTATGGATCGCATCGAGCGCGGCGACGGCAAACTCCGGCGTTCCGAAAAATACGACGTTCATCACGGAGGAATCTATCAGGATGGAGGAGCCAGGGATCAGGGATCAGGGGTCAGGAGTCAGGAGACAGGATTCAGGAAACAGAAGACAGGATTCAGGAGACAGGAGTCAGGAGACAGGAGACAGGAGTCAGGATTCAGGAGCCAGGTAGAGGATTTGAGGTCAGCGTTGGTTCGTCATCCTGAGGAGCGAAGCGACGAAGGACCTGGGGGCGGCTCGCGAGTCAACGTGGCCAGTTGATGCAAGGGTGACTCACGATCCCCCGCCCAGATTCTTCGCCCGCGCTGCGCCGGGCTCAGAATGACGCGGTGGTTGAGCTAGCGAGCGACTAACGGGCAGGCCCACGAATCCTGCATCCTGAGTCCTGGATCCCGAATCCTGAATCCTGTCTCCTGAATCCTGTCTCCTGAATCCTGGCTCCTGAATCCTGATCCCTGCCCCCTGTCTCGGTTATAGTCCTCCGGGGTAACGAGCTCCCTCAGAGGCATGGGCGAAACACTCTTTGCAGGCGTTGATGGCGGCGGGTCGAAAACCGAGGTTGTCCTCGTGGATGGCGACCTGCGCCCGCTCGCGATGGTTCAGACCGGGCCCTCGAACTATCTCCGAGTCGGCCTCGCGGCGTCGCTGAAGAACATCGCGGACGGTCTCGCGACGGTCGTCGATCAGGCGGGGGCGTCGATGAGCTCGGTACGGATGATTTTCTGCGGGATCGCGGGGACGGCCCATCCGAAGCACCGCGACGAGCTCCGCTCGGCATTGACGGTGGCGCTCGCAACGACCCGGCTGAGAGTCGAGACGGATGCGCGGATTGCGCTGGCGGGAGCCCTCGGAGGACGGCCCGGCGGCATCGTCATCTCCGGCACCGGTTCGGTCGCCTTTGCGCGGACTGCCACCGGCCGGGAGGCGATCGCCGGAGGATGGGGGCCGATCATGGGCGACGAGGGAAGCGGCTACTGGATTGCCCGGCAGGGGATGGCCTCGATCGTCCGGTCCTTCGACGGACGCGGACCGAAGACGACGATGTCGAAGTGGCTTTGCGACGACTTCGACATCTGCACGGCGCCGGACCTCAAGCTCTTCGTCTATGCGCCGGACGCGAGTCCGGCAAAGATCGCGCGGCTGAACCGGGTCGTCACCGAAGCCGCCGAGAACGGTGACGTCCCGGCACAGACGATCCTTCGGAAGGCCGGGAACGAGCTCGCATCGTGCGGCCGTGCGGCACTTCAAAAGGTCGATCTCGACGACGGTCCCGCGTCACTTTCCTGGGCAGGCGGTGCATTCCGCTCCGGAAGGTTCCTTCTCGACTCCTTCAGGGAGTGGTGCGCCGAGATGATGCCGAACGTCGCTCTGGTCGAAGCCGAGGCCTCTCCCGCGATCGGAGCGGCGAGACTCGCGCGGGACGCATGGGCAGGCGAGTCGGATTCGACGACCGCCACGACCCACGACGGAGTGCGACTCGAATGAGGGTCGGGGAAACTCACTACCGTTCTATCTGGAGGGACGGCGAGCGGATTTTGGTGATCGACCAGACCCGGCTCCCTCACGAATTCGAGGTCGTCGAACTGACGAGTCTCGAGGAGACGGCGGATGCGATCCGGCGGATGGTCGTACGAGGTGCGCCGCTGATCGGCGTCACGGCGGCCTACGGTCTTCATCTCGCGATGCGAGAAGACGCGTCCGACGCGATGCTCGGTCGCGCGCTCGAGCTGCTGCGGGCGACGCGCCCGACCGCGGTCAATCTCGGCTGGGCGCTGCAGAAAGCCGAAGCCAGGCTGCGCGAAACAACCGCCGCAAATCGCGCGGATGTGGCTCTCGATGCGGCCGACGAGCTCGCCGAGCACGACGTCGCAACCAACGCGGCTATCGGACGGAGCGGAATCGACCTGCTCCGGCTGATCCACCGCGAGCGCGGCGGGAAACCGGTGAGAATTCTCACCCATTGCAACGCCGGCTGGCTCGCGACTGTCGATTACGGTACTGCGCTGTCGCCGATTTTCATGGCGCAGGACGGAGGAATTCCGGTTCACGTCTGGGTCGACGAAACCCGCCCCCGAAATCAGGGCTCTTCACTGACGGCGTGGGAGCTCGGAAGCCACGGGATTTCACACGACGTGATCGTCGACAACGCCGGCGGCCATCTCATGCAACGCGGAATGATCGACGTCGTCATCACGGGGACCGATCGCGTCGCCGCAAACGGCGACGTCTGCAACAAGATCGGCACGTACCTCAAGGCGCTCGCCGCGGCCGACAATGAGATCCCCTTTTACGTCGCGATGCCTACCTCGACACTCGATCCTTCCATCGCGAATGGCGACGCGATCCCGATCGAGGAGCGGTCGCCCGACGAGATCACGCACCTGAGCGGAATCGATGACGAAGGGACGATTCGTCGCATACGGCTCACGCCCGAAGGATGCTCGGCGAGAAATGTGGCTTTCGACGTCACACCGGCAGCGCTGGTCACCGGACTGATCACCGAGCACGGACTGGTGAGCGCAAACCCGGAGGCGATCCGGGCACTCCTTGCACGGAGCCCGGCATGACGCACGGCGACCCGGCTGCAGAGATCGCGGAGGCAATGCGCTTCCTGGGCGAGCGGGGGCTCAACCACGGCAGCGCCGGCAATGTTTCGGTCAGGACGCCTGACGGATTTCTGATCTCGGCATCCGCGATCCGCTGGGATCGGATGACTCCGCAGGACGTCGTGCTCGTTTCAGCGAGCGGAGCCACGCAACCT containing:
- a CDS encoding M3 family metallopeptidase, with the translated sequence MNLRILSSSALTMLVAAQCVTAPTQPEPAPTIENQTEEAPITTPTETNPLLREWTGPYGGVPPFDEVEVRHFKPALEAGMLENLREIEAIVANPAPPTFENTIAALERAGRVLDRVGTAYGIWSSTMSMPEFQAIEREMAPRLAEFNDRITQNRELFERIEAVYESPSKASFTPEQQRLAWLYHNNFVRAGANLDEAEKERVAEINQELASLYTKFSQNVLADETDLYVVLDDESDLAGLPESLRRSAAAAAEAKGHPGKWVITNTRSSMQPFLTYSDRRDLREKVWRNFVNRGDLGGETDNNAIIRRILQLRAERAKLRGYETHAHWRLENQMAKTPERAMELLEAVWTPAVARVHEEVADMEALARREGTPIDIEPWDYRYWMEKVRKERYDLDENEIKPYMQLEKLREAMFWVAGELYDFGFRPAPDVPVYHPDVRVWEVYDQSSGNHLGLWYFDPYAREGKRSGAWMNTYRTQEKFEEEVTTILSNNANFVKGSPGEPVLISWDDAETLFHEFGHALHGLASSVHYPSLAGTRVSRDYVEFPSQLMEHWLSTPEVLQRFAVHYETGEPIPQDLVERIERAATFNEGFATTEYLASALVDMKLHLAGDRDIDPDEFERRTLEEIGMPDEIVMRHRTPQFLHVFAGDSYSAGYYSYLWADTLTADAYEAFEEGEGPYDPVVAERLRRNILAVGNSIDPAEAYRAFRGRDARIEALMEKRGFPIAGAASTPRPVRTATPARRVSTKD
- a CDS encoding HU family DNA-binding protein translates to MAGKADIISSIADAAGITKKEAGAAYDALIDHIRKSMKRGDRCAVPGLGTFSVSSRKARQGRNPATGQPMKISASKNVKFKAGKDLRESVNKKKSSKK
- the fmt gene encoding methionyl-tRNA formyltransferase — protein: MNVVFFGTPEFAVAALDAIHSSRHEIVLAVAQPDRRAGRGMQPVRPPVPTRAEQLGIPLVQPAKIRTDEFLREIRERDPDIAVVVAYGRILPASLLEVPRHGFINAHASLLPKWRGAAPIQRAIEAGESVTGVTIMRIDEELDHGPVFSSREVPIGPDETSPDLFRKLAETGAELLVETLDRIEEGTATETPQDHEKATVAPMIDRTEGRVDWSLSAVAIHDRYRAFVPWPGTFCEIDGENVKLRKIRRGERSGSAGEILEIGSEAVEVACGRGSIIIERAQRPGRREVSGAELARSLGLEKGSRLG
- the mtnA gene encoding S-methyl-5-thioribose-1-phosphate isomerase, with amino-acid sequence MRVGETHYRSIWRDGERILVIDQTRLPHEFEVVELTSLEETADAIRRMVVRGAPLIGVTAAYGLHLAMREDASDAMLGRALELLRATRPTAVNLGWALQKAEARLRETTAANRADVALDAADELAEHDVATNAAIGRSGIDLLRLIHRERGGKPVRILTHCNAGWLATVDYGTALSPIFMAQDGGIPVHVWVDETRPRNQGSSLTAWELGSHGISHDVIVDNAGGHLMQRGMIDVVITGTDRVAANGDVCNKIGTYLKALAAADNEIPFYVAMPTSTLDPSIANGDAIPIEERSPDEITHLSGIDDEGTIRRIRLTPEGCSARNVAFDVTPAALVTGLITEHGLVSANPEAIRALLARSPA